A single region of the Pseudomonas granadensis genome encodes:
- a CDS encoding DAHL domain-containing protein, translating into MMDVSRRRSLLMLTLIASVLASVLLFLYIKSSSDQTVMYTESRDLIRQIKQQDSLWENEILKARVAISHNYDPLVSPLNAINQLWERFDAIESGFGRNHGAQWNQAHSDFLQAIKEKTRLVEQFKSHNALLRNSLAFLPTAEDDIQQQLANLPDFDKLQLQNTTTDTYDLLLSALEYAQVTSAERAAEIDLGLNKLAVNAQRLPQEFQAPIRILSNHIALIGREQPVVNQLLESIEAIPVAERLDTITTLLDRDQQRAEKIDRQYHFYMLLFSVLLVLSLVVLAIRLIGSFSEINRVNAALQTANDVLEQRVEERTRELKNAQSELLDAARQAGMAEIATNVLHNVGNVLNSVNISADLIARKLRNSKTQGLGKAMQLINEHPDDLGVFLQEDAKGKLLPGYLNQLVGAIAQEQQEMTDELTQMSKSVDHIKDIVATQQSYAGASSMTEPLFIDELLEDALRMNAGALTRHHVTVVRDYGDVPQVMGDKHRLLLILVNLISNAKYAMSDLSNRPRTMTLAVKTVDDSFLQISVKDDGEGIAAENMTRIFAHGFTTRKEGHGFGLHSCALAAIEMNGHLSAHSDGPGKGALFTLQIPLITVTEHA; encoded by the coding sequence ATGATGGACGTTTCGCGGCGCCGCAGCCTGCTGATGCTGACGCTGATCGCCTCGGTACTGGCCTCCGTTCTGCTGTTTCTGTACATCAAGTCCAGTTCCGACCAGACCGTGATGTATACCGAATCGCGGGATCTGATCCGGCAGATCAAACAACAGGATTCGCTGTGGGAAAACGAAATCCTCAAGGCCAGGGTGGCGATTTCTCACAACTACGACCCACTGGTCTCACCGCTCAATGCCATCAACCAGCTCTGGGAACGCTTCGACGCTATCGAGTCCGGCTTCGGACGCAACCACGGAGCGCAATGGAATCAGGCGCACAGCGATTTTCTGCAGGCCATCAAAGAGAAAACCCGCCTGGTCGAGCAGTTCAAATCGCACAACGCCCTGTTGCGCAACTCCCTGGCGTTCCTGCCCACCGCCGAGGACGATATCCAGCAGCAACTGGCCAACCTGCCCGACTTCGACAAACTGCAGTTGCAGAACACCACCACCGACACCTACGACCTGCTGCTCAGTGCACTGGAATACGCCCAGGTCACCAGCGCCGAGCGCGCCGCTGAAATCGATCTGGGGCTGAACAAACTGGCGGTGAATGCGCAACGGTTGCCGCAGGAATTCCAGGCACCGATCAGGATTCTCAGTAATCACATCGCGCTGATCGGGCGAGAACAGCCGGTGGTCAATCAGTTGCTCGAAAGCATCGAAGCCATTCCCGTGGCCGAACGCCTGGACACCATCACCACCCTGCTCGATCGCGACCAGCAGCGAGCCGAGAAAATCGATCGGCAATATCATTTCTACATGCTGCTGTTTTCCGTGCTGCTGGTGTTGTCACTGGTGGTCCTGGCCATTCGCCTGATCGGCAGTTTTTCCGAAATCAACCGGGTCAATGCGGCGCTGCAAACCGCCAACGATGTACTGGAGCAACGGGTCGAGGAACGCACCCGCGAACTGAAGAATGCGCAAAGCGAACTGCTCGATGCCGCACGGCAGGCCGGCATGGCGGAAATCGCCACCAACGTTTTGCACAACGTGGGCAACGTGCTCAACAGCGTCAACATTTCTGCCGACCTGATCGCGCGCAAGTTACGTAACAGCAAGACTCAGGGCCTGGGCAAGGCCATGCAACTGATCAACGAACACCCCGACGATCTCGGCGTATTCCTGCAAGAAGATGCCAAAGGCAAATTGCTCCCCGGCTACCTCAACCAACTGGTCGGCGCCATTGCCCAGGAACAGCAGGAAATGACCGACGAGTTGACGCAAATGAGCAAAAGCGTCGACCACATCAAGGACATCGTTGCCACCCAGCAATCCTATGCCGGCGCCAGCAGCATGACCGAGCCGCTGTTTATCGACGAACTGCTCGAAGACGCCTTGCGCATGAACGCCGGCGCACTGACCCGCCATCACGTCACGGTGGTCAGGGACTACGGTGACGTGCCGCAAGTGATGGGCGACAAACACCGGCTGCTGCTGATCCTGGTCAACCTCATCAGTAACGCCAAGTACGCAATGTCGGACCTGAGCAATCGTCCGCGCACCATGACTCTGGCAGTGAAGACCGTCGATGACAGCTTTTTGCAGATCAGCGTCAAGGACGACGGCGAGGGCATCGCCGCCGAGAACATGACGCGGATCTTTGCCCACGGCTTCACCACCCGCAAGGAAGGCCACGGCTTTGGCCTGCACAGCTGCGCTCTGGCCGCGATCGAGATGAA